In Paenibacillus sonchi, a single genomic region encodes these proteins:
- a CDS encoding Tex family protein: protein MARQEQETITQAIAKELGISVKQVRTTVGLLDEGNTIPFIARYRKEMTGELDENVLRDIEERLSYLRNLGDRKKDVLRSIEEQGKLTKELQEQILKAVKLQEVEDLYRPFRQKRKTRASAAKEKGLEPLADWVMEQRRQGQPLEEAAKYIDADKGVESAELALQGAMDIIAENIADDPAVRSWVRQYTASQGILVSEAKDAEQESVYENYYNYREPVHKMPPHRILAINRGERENVLKVGIEVTADKIHAFILRKLVKGPSPVKELLEAVTEDAYKRLIAPSVEREVRGEMTEKGETQAISIFSGNLRSLLLQPPVKGRNVLGVDPAYRTGCKLAVVDDTGKLLEVAVTYPTPPNNKKKEAAAKFKELIAKYGIQLIVIGNGTGSRETEQFTAEVIAEIGDPGLAYLIVNEAGASVYSASKLAQEEFPDLDVAERSAASIARRVQDPLAELVKIDPKAIGVGQYQHDVSQKHLEESLKGVVESAVNHVGVDVNTASASLLSYVAGVNATIAKNIVKFREENGKFTTRKQLQKVPRLGAKSYEQCIGFLRIPGGDNTLDRTPIHPESYPVVDRLFRELGLDVASLGSKEVAEQLQAQDAAELAVKLDVGVPTLRDILESLQRPGRDPREELPPLIFRTDVLKIEDLVPGMEMQGTVRNVIDFGAFVDIGIKNDGLVHISQLSGSYVKHPMDVVSVGDNVTVWVMGVDLKKGRVSLTMRPPRDNNGGAK, encoded by the coding sequence CTGGCCCGTCAGGAGCAGGAAACGATTACGCAGGCGATTGCCAAGGAGCTTGGCATCAGCGTGAAGCAGGTACGGACTACGGTAGGGCTGCTGGATGAGGGGAATACGATTCCTTTTATCGCCCGGTACCGCAAGGAAATGACCGGGGAGCTGGACGAGAATGTCCTGCGCGATATTGAAGAACGGCTCAGCTATTTGCGCAATCTCGGGGACCGGAAAAAGGATGTGCTCCGCAGCATTGAAGAGCAGGGCAAGCTGACAAAGGAGCTGCAGGAGCAGATTCTGAAGGCGGTGAAGCTGCAGGAAGTGGAGGATCTGTACCGCCCGTTCCGCCAGAAGCGTAAGACGCGCGCCAGTGCCGCCAAGGAGAAGGGGCTGGAGCCGTTGGCAGACTGGGTAATGGAGCAGCGCCGCCAAGGCCAGCCGCTTGAGGAGGCTGCAAAGTATATAGATGCCGACAAAGGCGTAGAGAGCGCAGAGCTTGCTCTTCAGGGTGCGATGGACATCATCGCGGAGAACATTGCCGATGATCCTGCCGTCCGCTCTTGGGTCCGCCAGTATACAGCGAGTCAAGGCATACTGGTCTCGGAAGCCAAGGACGCGGAGCAGGAGAGTGTCTACGAGAACTATTACAATTACCGTGAACCGGTACATAAAATGCCGCCGCACCGCATCCTCGCCATCAACCGCGGCGAACGGGAGAATGTGCTGAAGGTCGGCATAGAAGTGACTGCCGACAAGATTCATGCCTTTATTCTGCGGAAGCTGGTGAAGGGGCCTTCCCCGGTCAAAGAACTGCTGGAAGCAGTGACCGAGGATGCCTACAAACGGCTGATCGCGCCTTCCGTGGAGCGCGAGGTACGCGGGGAGATGACGGAAAAGGGAGAAACGCAAGCGATTTCCATCTTCTCCGGAAATCTGCGCAGCCTGCTGCTGCAGCCGCCGGTGAAGGGGCGGAACGTGCTTGGCGTCGACCCGGCCTACCGCACCGGCTGCAAGCTGGCCGTGGTGGACGACACCGGCAAGCTGCTGGAGGTGGCGGTCACCTATCCGACGCCGCCGAACAACAAGAAGAAGGAGGCGGCGGCGAAGTTCAAAGAGCTGATTGCCAAATATGGCATCCAGCTCATTGTGATCGGCAACGGCACCGGCTCGCGGGAGACGGAGCAGTTCACCGCCGAGGTGATCGCAGAGATCGGCGATCCGGGGCTGGCGTACCTCATTGTCAATGAGGCCGGAGCCAGCGTGTATTCCGCCTCCAAGCTGGCGCAGGAGGAGTTCCCGGACCTCGATGTGGCGGAGCGCAGCGCCGCCTCCATCGCCCGCCGCGTGCAGGACCCGCTCGCGGAGCTGGTGAAGATCGACCCGAAGGCAATCGGGGTCGGGCAGTACCAGCATGACGTCTCCCAGAAGCATCTGGAGGAAAGTCTGAAAGGCGTCGTAGAGTCGGCGGTCAACCATGTCGGTGTCGATGTGAATACCGCCTCCGCCTCCCTGCTGTCCTATGTCGCGGGAGTCAATGCGACCATCGCCAAAAATATAGTGAAGTTCCGCGAGGAGAACGGCAAGTTCACGACCCGGAAGCAGCTGCAGAAGGTGCCGCGCCTTGGCGCCAAATCCTACGAGCAGTGCATCGGCTTCCTGCGTATTCCCGGCGGCGACAACACGCTGGACCGTACGCCTATCCACCCGGAATCCTATCCGGTGGTGGACCGGCTGTTCCGTGAGCTGGGGCTGGATGTGGCCTCGCTCGGCAGCAAGGAAGTAGCCGAACAGCTTCAGGCGCAGGATGCCGCCGAGCTGGCGGTGAAGCTTGATGTCGGCGTGCCTACGCTGCGCGACATCCTGGAGAGCCTGCAGCGTCCGGGCCGCGATCCGCGCGAGGAGCTGCCGCCGCTGATCTTCCGCACGGATGTGCTGAAGATCGAAGACCTGGTTCCCGGCATGGAAATGCAGGGAACTGTACGCAATGTGATCGATTTCGGCGCCTTCGTCGATATCGGCATCAAGAACGACGGGCTGGTGCATATTTCCCAGCTTAGCGGCAGCTACGTGAAGCATCCGATGGACGTTGTCTCCGTGGGAGACAATGTCACCGTATGGGTGATGGGCGTCGACCTCAAGAAAGGCCGGGTCAGCCTGACCATGCGTCCGCCGCGCGACAATAACGGAGGCGCGAAATAA
- a CDS encoding IS256 family transposase, whose product MTIVPENMLNNLFENLVTQFVKENLESIMRAEIQEFMATEESGPSNSRNGYYPRNLHTKYGNVENLKVPRDRQALFQTQLFEPYQRRDGWLEEAVIQMYKSGMGTRDVARFIESMFGSHYSPTTVSNITATVLEDIHQWQKRPLQKRYSVIYLDGLYVKLKRGTVGGEVVYFAMGIDEEGHRQILGFYVGGQESANGWREVLKDLYDRGAQEVLLGVFDGLPGLDGAFRETYPKADVQHCVVHKIRSTFPKIRVQHKTEVIEDLKTIYTSADEDVARAAFDTVKAKWGKLYPKEMQSWEEQLATLLTFYKYPALIKEAIYTSNPIERMNKEIRKRLKPMNSLTNMDAAEKIVYLDVVEYNERFGERVIRGFGDLEVKKKLNEMFEARYPAQELQEK is encoded by the coding sequence ATGACTATTGTACCCGAAAATATGCTGAATAATCTATTTGAAAATCTTGTTACTCAATTTGTGAAAGAGAACTTAGAGTCCATCATGCGAGCAGAAATCCAAGAATTCATGGCTACGGAAGAGTCCGGTCCAAGCAACAGTCGCAATGGATATTACCCGCGCAATCTGCACACGAAATACGGAAATGTGGAGAATCTTAAGGTTCCTCGTGACCGTCAGGCTCTGTTCCAGACGCAACTGTTTGAGCCCTACCAACGGCGGGACGGTTGGTTAGAAGAGGCCGTCATTCAGATGTACAAAAGCGGAATGGGGACACGGGATGTGGCCCGGTTCATTGAAAGTATGTTCGGCAGTCACTATTCTCCCACGACGGTCAGCAACATTACGGCAACCGTCCTCGAAGACATTCACCAGTGGCAGAAGCGCCCTCTGCAAAAGCGTTATTCCGTCATCTATCTGGACGGATTATACGTCAAACTCAAACGTGGCACCGTCGGCGGAGAAGTGGTTTATTTCGCGATGGGCATTGACGAGGAAGGCCACCGACAAATCCTCGGGTTTTATGTGGGGGGCCAAGAAAGCGCCAATGGCTGGCGGGAGGTCCTGAAGGATCTTTACGACCGCGGAGCGCAGGAGGTCTTGCTCGGCGTGTTTGACGGACTCCCCGGCCTGGATGGAGCGTTCCGCGAAACGTATCCGAAGGCAGACGTACAGCACTGTGTGGTTCACAAGATTCGGTCGACCTTTCCCAAAATACGGGTGCAGCACAAAACCGAAGTCATTGAAGATCTAAAGACGATCTACACCTCAGCCGATGAGGATGTGGCCCGGGCTGCATTCGATACCGTGAAGGCCAAATGGGGCAAGCTCTACCCGAAAGAGATGCAGTCATGGGAAGAGCAATTAGCGACCTTACTGACGTTCTACAAGTATCCAGCGCTCATTAAGGAAGCCATCTACACGTCCAATCCCATTGAACGAATGAATAAGGAAATTCGGAAGCGCCTCAAACCCATGAACAGCCTCACCAATATGGATGCGGCAGAGAAGATTGTCTATCTGGATGTCGTGGAGTATAACGAGCGCTTTGGCGAACGAGTGATTCGCGGTTTTGGGGATCTAGAGGTAAAGAAGAAACTGAATGAGATGTTTGAGGCACGATATCCTGCCCAGGAATTGCAGGAAAAGTAG
- a CDS encoding GNAT family N-acetyltransferase, translated as MNETVIRNFRQEDMAALGEFYQAVTASGPVIFWWVGEEENYENVFCAFEGNQMVAKGQVGVFNIIPTEGAAENKHKIFINLKVVPGREEDVELLNGVYERLLARAVAVKETLPEGHGTLLCVGNYSTETGYHRYFQEQQGYQYLHSLYSLQRDLTQPVVEMPLTEGLDWIHWGMETREEQNQYMKLESEVWPDAPIGAERLAEYRAHPLWTAIIAREAGTMVASVMVWQEDAGGVIEDVFVRESWRRRGIARFLLAEALKYLQGHGLETASLITETGNHSAQALYQSVGFHIESEETRYYIEL; from the coding sequence TTGAATGAAACCGTAATTCGGAATTTTAGGCAGGAAGATATGGCAGCGCTGGGTGAATTTTATCAGGCGGTGACGGCAAGCGGTCCTGTGATCTTTTGGTGGGTGGGCGAAGAAGAGAATTATGAAAATGTGTTTTGCGCTTTTGAAGGAAATCAGATGGTAGCCAAAGGCCAGGTTGGGGTATTCAATATCATTCCAACTGAAGGTGCGGCGGAGAATAAGCATAAGATCTTTATCAATTTGAAGGTTGTGCCGGGCAGGGAAGAGGATGTGGAACTGCTGAATGGTGTGTATGAGCGTCTGCTGGCGCGGGCAGTTGCTGTGAAGGAGACGCTGCCGGAGGGTCACGGCACATTATTGTGTGTGGGGAATTATTCGACCGAAACGGGGTATCACCGTTATTTTCAGGAGCAGCAGGGCTATCAGTATTTACATAGTCTGTATAGCCTGCAACGTGACTTGACACAGCCCGTTGTGGAAATGCCGCTTACGGAAGGACTGGACTGGATACACTGGGGGATGGAGACCCGTGAAGAGCAGAACCAGTACATGAAACTGGAATCAGAGGTGTGGCCGGATGCACCGATTGGAGCGGAGCGGCTTGCTGAATATCGCGCCCATCCGCTGTGGACCGCCATTATTGCCCGGGAAGCAGGGACGATGGTCGCCAGTGTGATGGTATGGCAGGAGGACGCGGGTGGCGTTATCGAGGATGTGTTCGTCAGGGAATCCTGGAGAAGACGCGGCATTGCCCGTTTTCTGCTGGCTGAAGCCCTGAAATATTTGCAGGGGCACGGGCTTGAAACCGCCTCACTGATAACAGAAACCGGCAACCACTCCGCCCAGGCCCTGTATCAATCGGTTGGTTTTCACATTGAAAGCGAAGAAACCAGATACTATATAGAGCTGTAG
- a CDS encoding CdaR family transcriptional regulator, protein MFQLSENQAQEIVDKMMTDIPYNINIMNADGIIIGSGRRERIGTVHQGAVQALSTGRMVEVWEDSRFEKKGTNEPIVIGHTRVGVIGISGNPDEVRPFCNIVRTTVSLLIEQRNSLETLAHEANRKKAFLELLLNHQGAYSQKLRKEAAPYQIDLLLKTVVLYIKHFNAEADPDKLLLRYPSFAMDEETQLLILQESGDPRPLIRELLRGQPQALIAAGKQEASIAESYRQARSAMNILLALKPAAQVIAFENVEFLVKLSHASLAPLNTAAKLEDAVDMIETLRSFINHNCSVSHTADDLNIHRNTLQYRLKRIQALTGKDPRNLLQLFELTHGLLALYK, encoded by the coding sequence TTGTTCCAGCTTTCCGAGAATCAGGCCCAGGAGATCGTGGATAAAATGATGACGGACATCCCATACAATATTAATATCATGAACGCAGACGGGATTATTATCGGCAGCGGCCGAAGGGAACGGATCGGCACGGTGCATCAGGGAGCGGTCCAGGCGCTGTCCACCGGGAGAATGGTTGAGGTCTGGGAGGACAGCCGTTTTGAGAAAAAAGGCACCAATGAACCGATTGTAATTGGTCATACCCGCGTAGGAGTAATCGGCATCTCAGGTAATCCGGATGAGGTCCGCCCTTTTTGCAATATTGTCAGAACTACCGTATCCCTGTTAATTGAGCAGCGCAACAGCTTGGAGACTCTGGCCCATGAAGCGAATCGCAAAAAAGCCTTCCTTGAACTGCTGCTGAATCATCAGGGAGCCTATTCCCAAAAGCTGAGGAAAGAAGCAGCGCCGTATCAAATCGACCTGCTGCTGAAAACCGTGGTGCTGTACATCAAGCATTTCAATGCCGAAGCAGACCCGGACAAGCTGCTGCTGCGCTACCCTTCATTTGCTATGGATGAAGAGACGCAGCTGCTTATTTTACAGGAGTCAGGCGATCCAAGGCCGCTGATCCGCGAGCTTTTGCGGGGCCAGCCCCAAGCGCTGATCGCCGCCGGCAAGCAGGAAGCGAGCATAGCCGAAAGCTACCGCCAGGCCAGATCCGCGATGAATATTCTGCTGGCGCTGAAGCCTGCTGCACAGGTCATCGCTTTTGAAAACGTGGAATTTCTGGTGAAGCTGAGCCACGCTTCCTTGGCCCCGCTGAACACCGCCGCCAAGCTGGAGGATGCCGTAGATATGATTGAGACGCTTCGAAGCTTCATTAACCATAATTGCAGCGTCTCCCATACCGCCGATGACTTGAATATCCACCGCAACACGCTGCAATACCGCCTGAAACGGATTCAGGCCCTGACCGGAAAAGATCCGCGCAATCTGCTCCAGCTGTTCGAGCTCACGCACGGTCTGCTGGCGCTCTACAAGTAG